The following are encoded together in the Thunnus albacares chromosome 7, fThuAlb1.1, whole genome shotgun sequence genome:
- the ppp6r3 gene encoding serine/threonine-protein phosphatase 6 regulatory subunit 3 isoform X1, with the protein MFWKFDLHTTSHIDTLLEKEDVTLTEVMDEDDVLQECKAQNHKLVDFLLRPQCMEDLVTFITQEPCTDVEEKVKYKYPNISCELLTSDVGQINDRLGEDEKLLMKLYGFLQNEPPLNPLLASFFSKVLSILIGRKPEQIVDFLRKREDFVDLMIKHIGTSAIMDLLLRMLTCIEPQQLRQDVLNWLNEEKVIQRLVDMVQPSQDEDRHSNASQSLCEIIRLSRDQMFQVQGCSEPDPLLSTLEKQETVEQLLSNIFDKEKNDSAIVSVIQILLTLFETRRPAFEGHMECPPGMSHPSFSVNHSILEAVRPRLKDFHQLLLEPPKKNVMKTTWGVLDPPVGNTRLNVVRLVASLLQSNTHSINTELINLNTLGVILDMYFKYIWNNFLHIQVEICTAMILAMPPAPTDIQPDTEQEHARESILIKHLFQKCQFIQRIVEAWSSNEKEQAEGGRRRGYMGHLTRIANSIVHNCDKGPNGPQIQQLISELPAEDREKWEAFISGQLADTNKRNTVDLVNTHHIHSSSDDEVDFKDSGFHQDSSLQQAFSDYQMQQMTSNFIEQFGFNDEEFADQDDVVDIPFDRISDINFSLNTNESANIALFEARCKEKIQQFEDAGSDEEDIWDEKDVTFAPEAQRRPRSSGSTDSEESTDSEEEDVKRDPFEAPNPNTDDRMEVDTGPVWTANFDDIPMDTGTSTAPATSPSNPAASSPLSPSSSSTEALTEAAWSSSPAATSSSETGWADFSNFTPVSPKDPLRCNSPVAMETSIETGDPLGVNAPMQPEECDGWLGTSVASPSSTSSKDCGRSKVEEETTCNEQRSITETVINGSMKETVSLTVDAKTETAVFKSDEEKSASSEKYSVGENQDTERTGVNNSAAACCPKTGSEKCRSTVELPNGPLEEMSAIEEAKLDQSAVSSEPTVNGPA; encoded by the exons ATGTTTTGGAAATTTGACCTCCACACCACGTCCCACATTGACACGCTGCTAGAGAAGGAGGATGTGACGCTGACAGAGGTCATGGATGAGGACGACGTCCTGCAGGAGTGCAAGGCCCAGAACCACAAACTGGTTGACTTCCTGCTGAGACCACAGTGTATGGAGGACCTGGTCACCTTCATCACACAGGAACCCTGTACTGATGTTGAGGAGAAGGTTAAATACAA GTATCCCAACATATCCTGTGAGCTGCTTACATCAGATGTGGGCCAGATCAATGACAGACTGGGAGAAGATGAAAAACTGCTGATGAAACTGTATGGCTTCCTCCAGAATGAGCCGCCTCTCAACCCACTTCTGGCCAGCTTCTTCTCCAAAGTCCTGTCCATTCTCATAGGACGCAAGCCTGAACAG ataGTGGATTTTCTGCGGAAGCGCGAGGACTTTGTAGACTTGATGATCAAACACATTGGGACATCTGCCATCATGGACCTGCTGCTCAGAATGCTCACCTGCATTGAACCACAACAGCTACGACAGGATGTTCTCAAC TGGCTGAATGAAGAGAAGGTGATTCAGAGACTGGTGGACATGGTACAACCTTCTCAAGATGAGGAT AGACACTCCAATGCCTCCCAGTCGCTGTGTGAGATCATCAGACTGAGCAGAGACCAGATGTTCCAGGTCCAGGGCTGCTCAGAGCCCGACCCACTACTGTCCACACTTGAAAA GCAGGAGACGGTGGAGCAGCTGCTCTCTAATATCTTCGACAAGGAGAAGAATGATTCTGCAATTGTCAGTGTTATCCAGATCCTTCTCACATTGTTTGAGACAAGGAGACCAGC GTTTGAGGGTCATATGGAGTGCCCCCCTGGGATGTCCCACCCTTCATTCTCAGTCAACCACAGCATCCTGGAGGCTGTGAGACCCCGACTCAAAGACTTTCACCAGCTGCTACTGGAACCCCCAAAG AAGAATGTGATGAAGACGACGTGGGGGGTGCTGGACCCTCCTGTGGGCAACACCAGGCTCAATGTGGTCAGACTGGTGGCCAGTCTGTTGcagagcaacacacacagcatcaacACAGAGCTCATTAACCTCAACACACTGGGAGTCATACTA GATATGTATTTCAAATACATCTGGAACAACTTCCTCCACATTCAGGTGGAGATCTGCACAGCCATGATTCTGGCTATGCCCCCTGCCCCCACTGACATCCAGCCAGACACAGAGCAGGAACATGCAAGAGAGAGCATCCTCATCAAACAT CTGTTTCAAAAGTGCCAGTTTATACAGAGAATCGTAGAAGCCTGGAGCTCCAATGAGAAAGAACA ggCGGAAGGTGGTCGGCGACGAGGTTACATGGGTCACCTCACCAGAATAGCCAACTCTATAGTTCATAACTGTGACAAAGGCCCTAACGGACCGCAGATACAACAGCTCATCTCTG agcTCCCAGcggaggacagagagaaatggGAGGCCTTTATTTCTGGGCAGCTGGCTGACACAAACAAGAGAAACACTGTCGACCTG GTGAACACACACCACATCCATTCATCAAGCGATGATGAGGTGGACTTTAAAGACAGCGGCTTTCACCAGGACTCCTCTCTACAACAA GCCTTTTCTGATTATCAGATGCAACAAATGACGTCCAATTTTATTGAGCAGTTCGGCTTCAATGATGAAGAGTTTGCTGATCAGGACGATGTTGTGGA TATTCCCTTTGATAGAATATCAGACATCAATTTTTCACTGAATACAAATGAAAGT GCGAATATAGCTTTGTTTGAGGCGCGCTGTAAGGAGAAAATCCAGCAGTTTGAAGATGCTGGTTCAGATGAGGAGGATATCTGGGACGAAAAAGATGTCACCTTTGCACCAGAGGCACAGAGGCGCCCCAG GAGTTCAGGCAGTACAGACAGCGAAGAGAGCACAGACtcggaggaggaggatgtgaaGAGAGATCCATTTGAAGCTCCCAACCCCAACACCGATGACAGAATGGAAGTCGACACAG GGCCAGTGTGGACGGCCAACTTCGATGACATCCCCATGGACACAGGTACCTCCACAGCTCCGGCTACCAGCCCTAGCAACCCTGCTGCCTCCTCTCCTTtgtccccctcctcctcctccacagaaGCCCTCACTGAGGCAGCATGGAGCTCCTCTCCTGCTGCCACCTCCAGCTCCGAAACAGGCTGGGCTGATTTCTCCAACTTCACCCCCGTCAG tccCAAAGACCCTCTGAGGTGCAACTCtcctgttgccatggaaaccagCATAGAGACAGGGGACCCGCTGGGGGTCAATGCACCCATGCAGCCTGAAG AATGTGATGGCTGGTTGGGAACCAGTGTGgcttctccctcctccacctcctctaaGGATTGTGGGAGATCTAAAGTGGAGGAGGAAACGACCTGTAATGAGCAGCGTAGCATCACAGAGACAGTCATCAACGGCTCCATGAAAGAAACAGTCAGTCTCACTGTTGACGCCAAGACCGAGACCGCCGTCTTCAAAAG tGATGAAGAGAAGAGTGCTTCTTCAGAGAAATACTCGGTAGGGGAGAATCAGGACACGGAGCGAACAGGCGTCAACAACTCAGCCGCAGCGTGCTGTCCCAAAACAGG
- the ppp6r3 gene encoding serine/threonine-protein phosphatase 6 regulatory subunit 3 isoform X3, which translates to MFWKFDLHTTSHIDTLLEKEDVTLTEVMDEDDVLQECKAQNHKLVDFLLRPQCMEDLVTFITQEPCTDVEEKVKYKYPNISCELLTSDVGQINDRLGEDEKLLMKLYGFLQNEPPLNPLLASFFSKVLSILIGRKPEQIVDFLRKREDFVDLMIKHIGTSAIMDLLLRMLTCIEPQQLRQDVLNWLNEEKVIQRLVDMVQPSQDEDRHSNASQSLCEIIRLSRDQMFQVQGCSEPDPLLSTLEKQETVEQLLSNIFDKEKNDSAIVSVIQILLTLFETRRPAFEGHMECPPGMSHPSFSVNHSILEAVRPRLKDFHQLLLEPPKKNVMKTTWGVLDPPVGNTRLNVVRLVASLLQSNTHSINTELINLNTLGVILDMYFKYIWNNFLHIQVEICTAMILAMPPAPTDIQPDTEQEHARESILIKHLFQKCQFIQRIVEAWSSNEKEQAEGGRRRGYMGHLTRIANSIVHNCDKGPNGPQIQQLISELPAEDREKWEAFISGQLADTNKRNTVDLVNTHHIHSSSDDEVDFKDSGFHQDSSLQQMQQMTSNFIEQFGFNDEEFADQDDVVDIPFDRISDINFSLNTNESANIALFEARCKEKIQQFEDAGSDEEDIWDEKDVTFAPEAQRRPRSSGSTDSEESTDSEEEDVKRDPFEAPNPNTDDRMEVDTGPVWTANFDDIPMDTGTSTAPATSPSNPAASSPLSPSSSSTEALTEAAWSSSPAATSSSETGWADFSNFTPVSPKDPLRCNSPVAMETSIETGDPLGVNAPMQPEECDGWLGTSVASPSSTSSKDCGRSKVEEETTCNEQRSITETVINGSMKETVSLTVDAKTETAVFKSDEEKSASSEKYSVGENQDTERTGVNNSAAACCPKTGSEKCRSTVELPNGPLEEMSAIEEAKLDQSAVSSEPTVNGPA; encoded by the exons ATGTTTTGGAAATTTGACCTCCACACCACGTCCCACATTGACACGCTGCTAGAGAAGGAGGATGTGACGCTGACAGAGGTCATGGATGAGGACGACGTCCTGCAGGAGTGCAAGGCCCAGAACCACAAACTGGTTGACTTCCTGCTGAGACCACAGTGTATGGAGGACCTGGTCACCTTCATCACACAGGAACCCTGTACTGATGTTGAGGAGAAGGTTAAATACAA GTATCCCAACATATCCTGTGAGCTGCTTACATCAGATGTGGGCCAGATCAATGACAGACTGGGAGAAGATGAAAAACTGCTGATGAAACTGTATGGCTTCCTCCAGAATGAGCCGCCTCTCAACCCACTTCTGGCCAGCTTCTTCTCCAAAGTCCTGTCCATTCTCATAGGACGCAAGCCTGAACAG ataGTGGATTTTCTGCGGAAGCGCGAGGACTTTGTAGACTTGATGATCAAACACATTGGGACATCTGCCATCATGGACCTGCTGCTCAGAATGCTCACCTGCATTGAACCACAACAGCTACGACAGGATGTTCTCAAC TGGCTGAATGAAGAGAAGGTGATTCAGAGACTGGTGGACATGGTACAACCTTCTCAAGATGAGGAT AGACACTCCAATGCCTCCCAGTCGCTGTGTGAGATCATCAGACTGAGCAGAGACCAGATGTTCCAGGTCCAGGGCTGCTCAGAGCCCGACCCACTACTGTCCACACTTGAAAA GCAGGAGACGGTGGAGCAGCTGCTCTCTAATATCTTCGACAAGGAGAAGAATGATTCTGCAATTGTCAGTGTTATCCAGATCCTTCTCACATTGTTTGAGACAAGGAGACCAGC GTTTGAGGGTCATATGGAGTGCCCCCCTGGGATGTCCCACCCTTCATTCTCAGTCAACCACAGCATCCTGGAGGCTGTGAGACCCCGACTCAAAGACTTTCACCAGCTGCTACTGGAACCCCCAAAG AAGAATGTGATGAAGACGACGTGGGGGGTGCTGGACCCTCCTGTGGGCAACACCAGGCTCAATGTGGTCAGACTGGTGGCCAGTCTGTTGcagagcaacacacacagcatcaacACAGAGCTCATTAACCTCAACACACTGGGAGTCATACTA GATATGTATTTCAAATACATCTGGAACAACTTCCTCCACATTCAGGTGGAGATCTGCACAGCCATGATTCTGGCTATGCCCCCTGCCCCCACTGACATCCAGCCAGACACAGAGCAGGAACATGCAAGAGAGAGCATCCTCATCAAACAT CTGTTTCAAAAGTGCCAGTTTATACAGAGAATCGTAGAAGCCTGGAGCTCCAATGAGAAAGAACA ggCGGAAGGTGGTCGGCGACGAGGTTACATGGGTCACCTCACCAGAATAGCCAACTCTATAGTTCATAACTGTGACAAAGGCCCTAACGGACCGCAGATACAACAGCTCATCTCTG agcTCCCAGcggaggacagagagaaatggGAGGCCTTTATTTCTGGGCAGCTGGCTGACACAAACAAGAGAAACACTGTCGACCTG GTGAACACACACCACATCCATTCATCAAGCGATGATGAGGTGGACTTTAAAGACAGCGGCTTTCACCAGGACTCCTCTCTACAACAA ATGCAACAAATGACGTCCAATTTTATTGAGCAGTTCGGCTTCAATGATGAAGAGTTTGCTGATCAGGACGATGTTGTGGA TATTCCCTTTGATAGAATATCAGACATCAATTTTTCACTGAATACAAATGAAAGT GCGAATATAGCTTTGTTTGAGGCGCGCTGTAAGGAGAAAATCCAGCAGTTTGAAGATGCTGGTTCAGATGAGGAGGATATCTGGGACGAAAAAGATGTCACCTTTGCACCAGAGGCACAGAGGCGCCCCAG GAGTTCAGGCAGTACAGACAGCGAAGAGAGCACAGACtcggaggaggaggatgtgaaGAGAGATCCATTTGAAGCTCCCAACCCCAACACCGATGACAGAATGGAAGTCGACACAG GGCCAGTGTGGACGGCCAACTTCGATGACATCCCCATGGACACAGGTACCTCCACAGCTCCGGCTACCAGCCCTAGCAACCCTGCTGCCTCCTCTCCTTtgtccccctcctcctcctccacagaaGCCCTCACTGAGGCAGCATGGAGCTCCTCTCCTGCTGCCACCTCCAGCTCCGAAACAGGCTGGGCTGATTTCTCCAACTTCACCCCCGTCAG tccCAAAGACCCTCTGAGGTGCAACTCtcctgttgccatggaaaccagCATAGAGACAGGGGACCCGCTGGGGGTCAATGCACCCATGCAGCCTGAAG AATGTGATGGCTGGTTGGGAACCAGTGTGgcttctccctcctccacctcctctaaGGATTGTGGGAGATCTAAAGTGGAGGAGGAAACGACCTGTAATGAGCAGCGTAGCATCACAGAGACAGTCATCAACGGCTCCATGAAAGAAACAGTCAGTCTCACTGTTGACGCCAAGACCGAGACCGCCGTCTTCAAAAG tGATGAAGAGAAGAGTGCTTCTTCAGAGAAATACTCGGTAGGGGAGAATCAGGACACGGAGCGAACAGGCGTCAACAACTCAGCCGCAGCGTGCTGTCCCAAAACAGG
- the ppp6r3 gene encoding serine/threonine-protein phosphatase 6 regulatory subunit 3 isoform X4, with the protein MFWKFDLHTTSHIDTLLEKEDVTLTEVMDEDDVLQECKAQNHKLVDFLLRPQCMEDLVTFITQEPCTDVEEKVKYKYPNISCELLTSDVGQINDRLGEDEKLLMKLYGFLQNEPPLNPLLASFFSKVLSILIGRKPEQIVDFLRKREDFVDLMIKHIGTSAIMDLLLRMLTCIEPQQLRQDVLNWLNEEKVIQRLVDMVQPSQDEDRHSNASQSLCEIIRLSRDQMFQVQGCSEPDPLLSTLEKQETVEQLLSNIFDKEKNDSAIVSVIQILLTLFETRRPAFEGHMECPPGMSHPSFSVNHSILEAVRPRLKDFHQLLLEPPKKNVMKTTWGVLDPPVGNTRLNVVRLVASLLQSNTHSINTELINLNTLGVILDMYFKYIWNNFLHIQVEICTAMILAMPPAPTDIQPDTEQEHARESILIKHLFQKCQFIQRIVEAWSSNEKEQAEGGRRRGYMGHLTRIANSIVHNCDKGPNGPQIQQLISELPAEDREKWEAFISGQLADTNKRNTVDLVNTHHIHSSSDDEVDFKDSGFHQDSSLQQFGFNDEEFADQDDVVDIPFDRISDINFSLNTNESANIALFEARCKEKIQQFEDAGSDEEDIWDEKDVTFAPEAQRRPRSSGSTDSEESTDSEEEDVKRDPFEAPNPNTDDRMEVDTGPVWTANFDDIPMDTGTSTAPATSPSNPAASSPLSPSSSSTEALTEAAWSSSPAATSSSETGWADFSNFTPVSPKDPLRCNSPVAMETSIETGDPLGVNAPMQPEECDGWLGTSVASPSSTSSKDCGRSKVEEETTCNEQRSITETVINGSMKETVSLTVDAKTETAVFKSDEEKSASSEKYSVGENQDTERTGVNNSAAACCPKTGSEKCRSTVELPNGPLEEMSAIEEAKLDQSAVSSEPTVNGPA; encoded by the exons ATGTTTTGGAAATTTGACCTCCACACCACGTCCCACATTGACACGCTGCTAGAGAAGGAGGATGTGACGCTGACAGAGGTCATGGATGAGGACGACGTCCTGCAGGAGTGCAAGGCCCAGAACCACAAACTGGTTGACTTCCTGCTGAGACCACAGTGTATGGAGGACCTGGTCACCTTCATCACACAGGAACCCTGTACTGATGTTGAGGAGAAGGTTAAATACAA GTATCCCAACATATCCTGTGAGCTGCTTACATCAGATGTGGGCCAGATCAATGACAGACTGGGAGAAGATGAAAAACTGCTGATGAAACTGTATGGCTTCCTCCAGAATGAGCCGCCTCTCAACCCACTTCTGGCCAGCTTCTTCTCCAAAGTCCTGTCCATTCTCATAGGACGCAAGCCTGAACAG ataGTGGATTTTCTGCGGAAGCGCGAGGACTTTGTAGACTTGATGATCAAACACATTGGGACATCTGCCATCATGGACCTGCTGCTCAGAATGCTCACCTGCATTGAACCACAACAGCTACGACAGGATGTTCTCAAC TGGCTGAATGAAGAGAAGGTGATTCAGAGACTGGTGGACATGGTACAACCTTCTCAAGATGAGGAT AGACACTCCAATGCCTCCCAGTCGCTGTGTGAGATCATCAGACTGAGCAGAGACCAGATGTTCCAGGTCCAGGGCTGCTCAGAGCCCGACCCACTACTGTCCACACTTGAAAA GCAGGAGACGGTGGAGCAGCTGCTCTCTAATATCTTCGACAAGGAGAAGAATGATTCTGCAATTGTCAGTGTTATCCAGATCCTTCTCACATTGTTTGAGACAAGGAGACCAGC GTTTGAGGGTCATATGGAGTGCCCCCCTGGGATGTCCCACCCTTCATTCTCAGTCAACCACAGCATCCTGGAGGCTGTGAGACCCCGACTCAAAGACTTTCACCAGCTGCTACTGGAACCCCCAAAG AAGAATGTGATGAAGACGACGTGGGGGGTGCTGGACCCTCCTGTGGGCAACACCAGGCTCAATGTGGTCAGACTGGTGGCCAGTCTGTTGcagagcaacacacacagcatcaacACAGAGCTCATTAACCTCAACACACTGGGAGTCATACTA GATATGTATTTCAAATACATCTGGAACAACTTCCTCCACATTCAGGTGGAGATCTGCACAGCCATGATTCTGGCTATGCCCCCTGCCCCCACTGACATCCAGCCAGACACAGAGCAGGAACATGCAAGAGAGAGCATCCTCATCAAACAT CTGTTTCAAAAGTGCCAGTTTATACAGAGAATCGTAGAAGCCTGGAGCTCCAATGAGAAAGAACA ggCGGAAGGTGGTCGGCGACGAGGTTACATGGGTCACCTCACCAGAATAGCCAACTCTATAGTTCATAACTGTGACAAAGGCCCTAACGGACCGCAGATACAACAGCTCATCTCTG agcTCCCAGcggaggacagagagaaatggGAGGCCTTTATTTCTGGGCAGCTGGCTGACACAAACAAGAGAAACACTGTCGACCTG GTGAACACACACCACATCCATTCATCAAGCGATGATGAGGTGGACTTTAAAGACAGCGGCTTTCACCAGGACTCCTCTCTACAACAA TTCGGCTTCAATGATGAAGAGTTTGCTGATCAGGACGATGTTGTGGA TATTCCCTTTGATAGAATATCAGACATCAATTTTTCACTGAATACAAATGAAAGT GCGAATATAGCTTTGTTTGAGGCGCGCTGTAAGGAGAAAATCCAGCAGTTTGAAGATGCTGGTTCAGATGAGGAGGATATCTGGGACGAAAAAGATGTCACCTTTGCACCAGAGGCACAGAGGCGCCCCAG GAGTTCAGGCAGTACAGACAGCGAAGAGAGCACAGACtcggaggaggaggatgtgaaGAGAGATCCATTTGAAGCTCCCAACCCCAACACCGATGACAGAATGGAAGTCGACACAG GGCCAGTGTGGACGGCCAACTTCGATGACATCCCCATGGACACAGGTACCTCCACAGCTCCGGCTACCAGCCCTAGCAACCCTGCTGCCTCCTCTCCTTtgtccccctcctcctcctccacagaaGCCCTCACTGAGGCAGCATGGAGCTCCTCTCCTGCTGCCACCTCCAGCTCCGAAACAGGCTGGGCTGATTTCTCCAACTTCACCCCCGTCAG tccCAAAGACCCTCTGAGGTGCAACTCtcctgttgccatggaaaccagCATAGAGACAGGGGACCCGCTGGGGGTCAATGCACCCATGCAGCCTGAAG AATGTGATGGCTGGTTGGGAACCAGTGTGgcttctccctcctccacctcctctaaGGATTGTGGGAGATCTAAAGTGGAGGAGGAAACGACCTGTAATGAGCAGCGTAGCATCACAGAGACAGTCATCAACGGCTCCATGAAAGAAACAGTCAGTCTCACTGTTGACGCCAAGACCGAGACCGCCGTCTTCAAAAG tGATGAAGAGAAGAGTGCTTCTTCAGAGAAATACTCGGTAGGGGAGAATCAGGACACGGAGCGAACAGGCGTCAACAACTCAGCCGCAGCGTGCTGTCCCAAAACAGG
- the ppp6r3 gene encoding serine/threonine-protein phosphatase 6 regulatory subunit 3 isoform X2, with protein MFWKFDLHTTSHIDTLLEKEDVTLTEVMDEDDVLQECKAQNHKLVDFLLRPQCMEDLVTFITQEPCTDVEEKVKYKYPNISCELLTSDVGQINDRLGEDEKLLMKLYGFLQNEPPLNPLLASFFSKVLSILIGRKPEQIVDFLRKREDFVDLMIKHIGTSAIMDLLLRMLTCIEPQQLRQDVLNWLNEEKVIQRLVDMVQPSQDEDRHSNASQSLCEIIRLSRDQMFQVQGCSEPDPLLSTLEKQETVEQLLSNIFDKEKNDSAIVSVIQILLTLFETRRPAFEGHMECPPGMSHPSFSVNHSILEAVRPRLKDFHQLLLEPPKKNVMKTTWGVLDPPVGNTRLNVVRLVASLLQSNTHSINTELINLNTLGVILDMYFKYIWNNFLHIQVEICTAMILAMPPAPTDIQPDTEQEHARESILIKHLFQKCQFIQRIVEAWSSNEKEQAEGGRRRGYMGHLTRIANSIVHNCDKGPNGPQIQQLISELPAEDREKWEAFISGQLADTNKRNTVDLVNTHHIHSSSDDEVDFKDSGFHQDSSLQQAFSDYQMQQMTSNFIEQFGFNDEEFADQDDVVDIPFDRISDINFSLNTNESANIALFEARCKEKIQQFEDAGSDEEDIWDEKDVTFAPEAQRRPRSSGSTDSEESTDSEEEDVKRDPFEAPNPNTDDRMEVDTGPVWTANFDDIPMDTGTSTAPATSPSNPAASSPLSPSSSSTEALTEAAWSSSPAATSSSETGWADFSNFTPVSPKDPLRCNSPVAMETSIETGDPLGVNAPMQPEECDGWLGTSVASPSSTSSKDCGRSKVEEETTCNEQRSITETVINGSMKETVSLTVDAKTETAVFKSDEEKSASSEKYSVGENQDTERTGVNNSAAACCPKTGEKCRSTVELPNGPLEEMSAIEEAKLDQSAVSSEPTVNGPA; from the exons ATGTTTTGGAAATTTGACCTCCACACCACGTCCCACATTGACACGCTGCTAGAGAAGGAGGATGTGACGCTGACAGAGGTCATGGATGAGGACGACGTCCTGCAGGAGTGCAAGGCCCAGAACCACAAACTGGTTGACTTCCTGCTGAGACCACAGTGTATGGAGGACCTGGTCACCTTCATCACACAGGAACCCTGTACTGATGTTGAGGAGAAGGTTAAATACAA GTATCCCAACATATCCTGTGAGCTGCTTACATCAGATGTGGGCCAGATCAATGACAGACTGGGAGAAGATGAAAAACTGCTGATGAAACTGTATGGCTTCCTCCAGAATGAGCCGCCTCTCAACCCACTTCTGGCCAGCTTCTTCTCCAAAGTCCTGTCCATTCTCATAGGACGCAAGCCTGAACAG ataGTGGATTTTCTGCGGAAGCGCGAGGACTTTGTAGACTTGATGATCAAACACATTGGGACATCTGCCATCATGGACCTGCTGCTCAGAATGCTCACCTGCATTGAACCACAACAGCTACGACAGGATGTTCTCAAC TGGCTGAATGAAGAGAAGGTGATTCAGAGACTGGTGGACATGGTACAACCTTCTCAAGATGAGGAT AGACACTCCAATGCCTCCCAGTCGCTGTGTGAGATCATCAGACTGAGCAGAGACCAGATGTTCCAGGTCCAGGGCTGCTCAGAGCCCGACCCACTACTGTCCACACTTGAAAA GCAGGAGACGGTGGAGCAGCTGCTCTCTAATATCTTCGACAAGGAGAAGAATGATTCTGCAATTGTCAGTGTTATCCAGATCCTTCTCACATTGTTTGAGACAAGGAGACCAGC GTTTGAGGGTCATATGGAGTGCCCCCCTGGGATGTCCCACCCTTCATTCTCAGTCAACCACAGCATCCTGGAGGCTGTGAGACCCCGACTCAAAGACTTTCACCAGCTGCTACTGGAACCCCCAAAG AAGAATGTGATGAAGACGACGTGGGGGGTGCTGGACCCTCCTGTGGGCAACACCAGGCTCAATGTGGTCAGACTGGTGGCCAGTCTGTTGcagagcaacacacacagcatcaacACAGAGCTCATTAACCTCAACACACTGGGAGTCATACTA GATATGTATTTCAAATACATCTGGAACAACTTCCTCCACATTCAGGTGGAGATCTGCACAGCCATGATTCTGGCTATGCCCCCTGCCCCCACTGACATCCAGCCAGACACAGAGCAGGAACATGCAAGAGAGAGCATCCTCATCAAACAT CTGTTTCAAAAGTGCCAGTTTATACAGAGAATCGTAGAAGCCTGGAGCTCCAATGAGAAAGAACA ggCGGAAGGTGGTCGGCGACGAGGTTACATGGGTCACCTCACCAGAATAGCCAACTCTATAGTTCATAACTGTGACAAAGGCCCTAACGGACCGCAGATACAACAGCTCATCTCTG agcTCCCAGcggaggacagagagaaatggGAGGCCTTTATTTCTGGGCAGCTGGCTGACACAAACAAGAGAAACACTGTCGACCTG GTGAACACACACCACATCCATTCATCAAGCGATGATGAGGTGGACTTTAAAGACAGCGGCTTTCACCAGGACTCCTCTCTACAACAA GCCTTTTCTGATTATCAGATGCAACAAATGACGTCCAATTTTATTGAGCAGTTCGGCTTCAATGATGAAGAGTTTGCTGATCAGGACGATGTTGTGGA TATTCCCTTTGATAGAATATCAGACATCAATTTTTCACTGAATACAAATGAAAGT GCGAATATAGCTTTGTTTGAGGCGCGCTGTAAGGAGAAAATCCAGCAGTTTGAAGATGCTGGTTCAGATGAGGAGGATATCTGGGACGAAAAAGATGTCACCTTTGCACCAGAGGCACAGAGGCGCCCCAG GAGTTCAGGCAGTACAGACAGCGAAGAGAGCACAGACtcggaggaggaggatgtgaaGAGAGATCCATTTGAAGCTCCCAACCCCAACACCGATGACAGAATGGAAGTCGACACAG GGCCAGTGTGGACGGCCAACTTCGATGACATCCCCATGGACACAGGTACCTCCACAGCTCCGGCTACCAGCCCTAGCAACCCTGCTGCCTCCTCTCCTTtgtccccctcctcctcctccacagaaGCCCTCACTGAGGCAGCATGGAGCTCCTCTCCTGCTGCCACCTCCAGCTCCGAAACAGGCTGGGCTGATTTCTCCAACTTCACCCCCGTCAG tccCAAAGACCCTCTGAGGTGCAACTCtcctgttgccatggaaaccagCATAGAGACAGGGGACCCGCTGGGGGTCAATGCACCCATGCAGCCTGAAG AATGTGATGGCTGGTTGGGAACCAGTGTGgcttctccctcctccacctcctctaaGGATTGTGGGAGATCTAAAGTGGAGGAGGAAACGACCTGTAATGAGCAGCGTAGCATCACAGAGACAGTCATCAACGGCTCCATGAAAGAAACAGTCAGTCTCACTGTTGACGCCAAGACCGAGACCGCCGTCTTCAAAAG tGATGAAGAGAAGAGTGCTTCTTCAGAGAAATACTCGGTAGGGGAGAATCAGGACACGGAGCGAACAGGCGTCAACAACTCAGCCGCAGCGTGCTGTCCCAAAACAGG